One Rubrobacter naiadicus genomic region harbors:
- the rodA gene encoding rod shape-determining protein RodA produces the protein MDLMTGGRTGRQRAKEISARLGSLDVILLLTSLVLCGIGIGAVYIAGQNDQRAYAVSQAQGLVIGLAGAVALMLIDYRFWQRFLRPIYAVMLAMLVVVLVVGVSAGGAQRWIDVGPVQVQPSEFAKPLMVVVLAGYLASSNAGRLPVLLKALALTAVPAFLVFLQPDLGTAGVFGAIFLVVAYAAGARLWQLGGLVLIGAVGGGIAVRFGLIPAYQIARITAFLNHDCTSGISYQVCQSRMAIGSGGFFGKGLGATTLANLGFLPEDHTDFIFSNLAERIGFVGSVLIIGLFFVLIWRSLRVATIARDRFGVLLAAGISTIFLFHVFVNIGMTMGIMPVAGIPLPFISYGRSSLVVDVMAVGLLESIAMRARQLPRREEGI, from the coding sequence ATGGACCTGATGACCGGAGGACGTACGGGCCGCCAGCGGGCGAAGGAGATCTCCGCCAGGCTCGGGTCGCTCGACGTGATCCTCCTGCTCACGTCTCTGGTTCTGTGCGGCATAGGCATAGGCGCCGTGTACATAGCCGGCCAGAACGACCAGCGGGCCTACGCTGTCAGCCAGGCGCAGGGGCTCGTCATCGGCCTGGCCGGGGCGGTGGCGCTCATGCTGATCGACTACCGCTTCTGGCAGCGGTTTCTGCGGCCCATCTACGCCGTGATGCTCGCGATGCTCGTGGTGGTGCTCGTCGTCGGGGTCTCCGCCGGCGGGGCGCAGCGCTGGATCGACGTGGGCCCGGTGCAGGTGCAGCCCTCGGAGTTCGCCAAGCCGCTCATGGTGGTGGTGCTCGCGGGGTATCTGGCCTCGAGCAACGCCGGAAGGCTGCCCGTGCTGCTGAAGGCCCTCGCGCTCACGGCGGTGCCGGCGTTTCTGGTCTTTCTGCAGCCCGACCTGGGCACGGCCGGGGTCTTCGGCGCGATCTTCCTGGTCGTCGCCTACGCCGCGGGGGCGAGGCTCTGGCAGCTCGGGGGGCTCGTCCTCATCGGGGCCGTCGGCGGGGGGATCGCCGTCAGGTTCGGGCTCATCCCCGCCTACCAGATCGCCCGGATCACGGCGTTCCTCAACCACGATTGCACGAGCGGCATCAGCTACCAGGTCTGCCAGTCGCGGATGGCGATAGGTTCGGGGGGCTTCTTCGGGAAGGGTCTCGGGGCGACGACGCTCGCGAACCTGGGGTTCCTGCCGGAGGACCACACCGACTTCATCTTCTCGAACCTGGCGGAGAGGATCGGGTTCGTCGGGAGCGTGCTGATCATCGGGTTGTTCTTCGTGCTCATCTGGCGTTCGCTGCGGGTGGCGACGATAGCCCGCGATCGCTTCGGGGTGCTGCTCGCGGCGGGCATCTCGACGATCTTTCTGTTCCACGTCTTCGTGAACATCGGGATGACGATGGGGATCATGCCGGTCGCCGGGATCCCGCTGCCGTTCATAAGCTACGGCCGCAGCAGCCTGGTGGTCGACGTGATGGCCGTGGGGCTCCTGGAGAGCATCGCGATGCGCGCCCGCCAGCTGCCGCGCCGGGAAGAGGGGATCTAG
- the mreC gene encoding rod shape-determining protein MreC produces MGRRKRSGSSGGLLTFVILLVASAALFTIYTKEGDSGPLHTVQLGAAEALRPGRTAVAAVSHPFKSAGDALSGLFGGNRANSRELARLRQKNEALSARVATLTRQNDQLRTMLKGSRPNYRYAPLAQVISPIGGQFTDRVMIDVGSSDGVRPGQPVVVGDNILVGRTAQVSAHTAEVILVTDQSFKAGVEIVPRKSGGASGSTPEGLLEASYGGYLGVDYVNQSANVHTGDYVVTSGRAGRYQLMFPQGLLVGRVKSVSSQDINQYKKIVVAPAVHPGDLEEVRVITGW; encoded by the coding sequence ATGGGGAGGCGCAAGCGCTCCGGCTCCTCCGGCGGGTTGCTCACGTTCGTCATCCTCCTGGTGGCGAGCGCGGCGCTGTTCACGATCTACACCAAGGAGGGTGATTCCGGCCCGCTGCACACGGTGCAGCTCGGGGCGGCGGAGGCTTTGCGACCGGGGCGCACGGCGGTGGCGGCGGTCTCCCACCCCTTCAAGTCCGCCGGGGACGCGCTCTCGGGGCTCTTCGGGGGCAACCGGGCGAACTCCCGGGAGCTCGCCCGGCTGCGGCAGAAGAACGAGGCGCTCTCCGCCCGGGTGGCGACGCTCACCCGGCAGAACGACCAGCTGCGGACGATGCTCAAAGGGAGCCGTCCGAACTACCGCTACGCGCCGCTGGCGCAGGTGATCTCCCCGATAGGCGGGCAGTTCACCGACCGGGTGATGATAGACGTGGGATCGAGCGACGGGGTCAGGCCGGGGCAGCCGGTGGTGGTCGGGGACAACATCCTCGTCGGGCGCACGGCGCAGGTGAGCGCCCACACCGCGGAGGTGATACTGGTGACCGACCAGAGCTTCAAGGCCGGGGTGGAGATAGTGCCCAGGAAGTCCGGCGGCGCTTCGGGCTCGACGCCCGAGGGGCTGCTGGAGGCCAGCTACGGGGGGTACCTCGGGGTCGACTACGTGAATCAGAGCGCGAACGTGCACACCGGTGACTACGTGGTCACCAGCGGCAGGGCCGGCAGGTACCAGCTGATGTTCCCGCAGGGGCTTTTGGTCGGCAGGGTGAAGTCGGTGAGCTCCCAGGACATCAACCAGTACAAGAAGATCGTCGTGGCCCCCGCCGTGCACCCCGGTGACCTGGAGGAAGTGCGGGTGATCACGGGATGGTAG
- a CDS encoding ComEA family DNA-binding protein, producing MRGFETGGTRGAEPPRPARLRHYLIVCLAVLAALAGGAWYASRMSGGAPHVVYRLSLEQAAREAQKPLLVNVNTAGPEELDELPEVGPATARAIVEYRMGHGPFRSLDELERVPGIGPATLEKIKPFATVY from the coding sequence ATGAGGGGCTTCGAGACAGGGGGAACCAGGGGCGCTGAACCGCCGCGCCCGGCCCGCCTGCGGCACTACCTGATCGTGTGCCTCGCCGTCCTCGCCGCGCTCGCCGGCGGGGCCTGGTACGCCTCGCGGATGTCCGGGGGCGCCCCGCACGTCGTCTACCGGCTCTCGCTCGAGCAGGCCGCCCGCGAGGCCCAGAAGCCGCTCCTGGTGAACGTCAACACCGCGGGGCCGGAGGAGCTCGACGAGCTGCCGGAGGTCGGGCCCGCGACGGCCCGCGCGATCGTCGAGTACCGCATGGGGCACGGGCCGTTCCGGAGCCTCGACGAGCTGGAGCGGGTCCCCGGGATAGGCCCGGCCACGCTGGAGAAGATAAAGCCCTTTGCCACGGTCTACTGA
- the rpmA gene encoding 50S ribosomal protein L27, whose product MAHKKGGGSSRNGRDSAGKRLGVKAFGGQRVSAGSIIVRQRGTKVRPGHNVGLGSDDTLFAKVDGRVRFERSRGRSVVSVVEEAPV is encoded by the coding sequence ATGGCGCACAAGAAGGGTGGAGGCTCCTCCCGCAACGGGCGCGACTCGGCGGGCAAGCGGCTCGGGGTGAAGGCCTTCGGCGGCCAGCGCGTCTCCGCCGGGAGCATCATCGTCCGGCAGCGGGGGACGAAGGTGCGTCCGGGACACAACGTGGGCCTCGGCTCGGACGACACCCTGTTCGCGAAGGTCGACGGCCGGGTGCGCTTCGAGCGCTCGCGGGGCCGCAGCGTGGTGAGCGTCGTCGAGGAGGCGCCGGTCTGA
- a CDS encoding ComEC/Rec2 family competence protein encodes MPRSTEPDLPLDLSPPVRLDLWALLFSCGAVAGTAAPRFAPALVLAALAVAGGAALWEGIVPEGWRPMALFAPLFVAAGWGVAALHASSPDPLADFAAVEPDGVTVLGRVTSPPVRGGFGYRADVRVERLWYGGREVLRGGGIEVFAGDLSAGVGDRVRLTGSLSPPQGGGGGFDYGRYLSTKGISAVLEARSVRLVEGGGWIGEVHRRAREALGYGLAPREAAVVQGMVLGDESLIPEDTRQDFRRSGIAHVIAISGQHVAVITAALYVLLRLIGLPLTARGPAALALVWLYIVVAGAPPSAVRAGVVSGFVLLAPAFGRRLSPLHFMGAMLALVLAFSPRLLYSVGFQLSVAAVGGILLLRGPFSRLLSPAFRGRVRWVREALVVSLAAQVATAPILAASFGQVSVVGVLANLLAVPLSGPILVLGMLGALSGSVLPPLAYPLNAANGFLVVLLEHVAGGFSTLPFAAVATSGVGAVMEALLYAGCLPAALSGALDAGRQRLWGAVALLWSALWIGLLGWAAG; translated from the coding sequence TTGCCACGGTCTACTGAGCCGGATCTCCCCCTCGACCTCTCCCCGCCGGTCCGGCTGGATCTGTGGGCGCTGCTCTTCTCCTGCGGCGCCGTCGCCGGGACGGCCGCCCCCCGCTTCGCCCCGGCGCTCGTCCTGGCCGCCCTCGCCGTGGCCGGAGGGGCCGCCCTGTGGGAGGGGATCGTCCCCGAAGGGTGGCGCCCGATGGCCCTCTTCGCCCCGCTCTTCGTCGCGGCCGGGTGGGGCGTGGCCGCCCTCCACGCCTCGTCTCCCGACCCGCTCGCCGACTTCGCCGCCGTCGAGCCCGACGGCGTGACCGTGCTCGGGCGGGTGACCTCCCCACCGGTGCGCGGGGGCTTCGGCTACCGGGCCGACGTGCGCGTCGAGCGGCTGTGGTACGGCGGGCGCGAGGTGCTGCGCGGGGGCGGGATCGAGGTCTTCGCCGGCGACCTCTCGGCCGGGGTCGGGGACAGGGTGCGCCTCACCGGAAGCCTCTCGCCGCCTCAAGGCGGCGGGGGCGGCTTCGACTACGGGCGCTACCTCTCGACGAAGGGCATCTCGGCCGTGCTCGAGGCCCGCTCGGTGCGGCTCGTGGAGGGTGGGGGATGGATCGGAGAGGTGCACCGGCGCGCGCGGGAGGCGCTCGGCTACGGGCTCGCCCCGCGCGAGGCCGCCGTCGTGCAGGGGATGGTCCTCGGGGACGAGTCGCTCATCCCCGAGGATACGCGTCAGGACTTCCGGCGCAGCGGGATCGCGCACGTGATCGCGATCTCCGGGCAGCACGTCGCGGTCATCACCGCCGCGCTCTACGTGCTGCTGCGCCTGATCGGGCTGCCCCTCACCGCCCGGGGGCCGGCGGCGCTCGCGCTCGTCTGGCTGTACATCGTCGTCGCCGGGGCGCCGCCCTCGGCGGTGCGCGCCGGGGTCGTCTCGGGCTTCGTGCTCCTGGCGCCGGCGTTCGGGCGGCGGCTCTCGCCGCTGCACTTCATGGGCGCGATGCTCGCGCTCGTCCTCGCCTTCAGCCCCCGGCTCCTCTACAGCGTGGGCTTCCAGCTCTCGGTCGCGGCCGTCGGCGGCATCCTGCTTCTGCGGGGGCCCTTCTCGCGCCTGCTCTCGCCTGCCTTCCGCGGGCGGGTGCGGTGGGTGAGGGAGGCGCTCGTCGTCTCGCTCGCCGCGCAGGTCGCGACCGCACCCATACTCGCCGCCTCCTTCGGGCAGGTCTCCGTCGTCGGGGTGCTCGCGAACCTGCTCGCCGTCCCGCTCTCCGGTCCGATCCTCGTGCTCGGGATGCTCGGGGCGCTCTCGGGGAGCGTCCTCCCCCCGCTCGCCTACCCGTTGAACGCCGCGAACGGGTTCCTCGTCGTCCTGCTCGAGCACGTCGCCGGGGGGTTCTCCACGCTGCCTTTCGCCGCGGTCGCGACGTCCGGGGTCGGGGCGGTGATGGAGGCTCTGCTCTACGCCGGGTGTCTGCCGGCCGCGCTCTCGGGGGCGCTCGACGCCGGGAGGCAGCGGCTGTGGGGTGCGGTGGCGCTCCTCTGGTCGGCCCTGTGGATCGGCCTGCTCGGGTGGGCGGCCGGGTAG
- the nadD gene encoding nicotinate-nucleotide adenylyltransferase, whose product MRKGIFGGTFDPIHQGHLIIAEQVADELDLEEVVFVPGGIPPHKKASSLRASAADRLEMVRAATAANPRFSVDTIEIEAGRPMYSVETVRLLKERHPHVEWYFIAGADEVSNLLSWKEPDRLLEEVVMVAATRPGYDLSKLSHLEDALNNYDRIIPVECSRVDISASGIRRRMLRGRSVRYLVPEEVYRIIARKNLYADDGSKKGESLKEKEKP is encoded by the coding sequence ATGAGGAAGGGCATCTTCGGCGGCACCTTCGACCCGATCCATCAGGGGCACCTGATCATCGCCGAGCAGGTCGCCGACGAGCTCGATCTCGAGGAGGTGGTCTTCGTCCCCGGCGGGATCCCGCCACACAAGAAGGCCTCCAGCCTGCGGGCGAGCGCCGCCGACCGGCTCGAGATGGTGCGCGCCGCGACGGCCGCCAACCCGCGCTTCTCGGTCGACACCATCGAGATAGAGGCCGGGCGCCCGATGTACAGCGTCGAGACCGTCCGGCTGCTCAAGGAGCGCCACCCGCACGTCGAGTGGTACTTCATCGCCGGGGCGGATGAGGTCTCCAACCTCCTCTCCTGGAAGGAGCCCGACCGGCTGCTCGAGGAGGTGGTCATGGTCGCCGCCACCCGCCCCGGCTACGACCTCTCGAAGCTCAGCCACCTGGAGGACGCGCTGAACAACTACGACAGGATCATCCCCGTCGAGTGCTCGCGGGTGGACATCTCCGCCTCGGGCATCCGGCGCCGGATGCTGCGCGGGAGGAGCGTACGTTACCTGGTACCGGAGGAGGTCTACAGGATCATAGCGCGCAAGAACCTCTACGCGGACGACGGTTCGAAGAAAGGAGAGAGCTTGAAGGAGAAGGAGAAGCCGTGA
- a CDS encoding rod shape-determining protein, which yields MLGLFGRDVAVDLGTANTLVFVKRQGIVLSEPSVVAIDTRTDRVVAVGSAAKRMLGRTPENIVAMRPLKDGVIADFEVTEKMLRYFIHKAQPKRRPLKSLVGPRVVVCVPSGVTGVELRAVREATEAAGARQAFTIEEPLAAAIGAGMPVNEAQGNMIVDIGGGTTEVAVISLGGIVTKSSIRIAGDDIDEAISSYIQKEYKLIIGSQTAEQLKIDLGSAFPLEEEESAEIRGRDIVSGLPKSVVITSEEIREAISGPVEAIVTAVRDTLDRTPPELASDIVDQGMVLAGGGALLRHLDERIRRETGIPVHIAENPLLCVAIGSGRYLEEIDSYRGALSPA from the coding sequence ATGTTAGGACTCTTTGGGCGCGACGTTGCGGTGGATCTGGGGACGGCGAACACGCTGGTGTTCGTCAAGCGTCAGGGGATCGTGCTCTCCGAGCCCTCGGTCGTAGCCATCGACACCAGGACCGACCGGGTGGTCGCGGTGGGCTCGGCCGCCAAGCGGATGCTGGGGCGCACGCCGGAGAACATAGTCGCGATGCGCCCGCTCAAAGACGGCGTGATCGCGGACTTCGAGGTCACCGAGAAGATGCTGCGCTACTTCATCCACAAGGCGCAGCCCAAGCGCCGGCCCCTGAAGTCGCTCGTGGGGCCGCGGGTGGTGGTCTGCGTGCCGTCGGGGGTGACGGGGGTGGAGCTCCGGGCGGTCCGGGAGGCGACGGAGGCGGCCGGGGCCCGGCAGGCGTTCACCATCGAGGAGCCGCTCGCCGCGGCGATCGGCGCCGGGATGCCGGTGAACGAGGCCCAGGGGAACATGATCGTGGACATCGGCGGGGGGACGACCGAGGTCGCGGTGATCTCGCTCGGGGGGATCGTGACCAAGTCCTCGATCAGGATCGCCGGGGACGACATAGACGAGGCGATCTCGAGCTACATCCAGAAGGAGTACAAACTCATCATCGGCAGCCAGACCGCCGAGCAGCTCAAGATAGACCTGGGCAGCGCGTTCCCGCTCGAAGAGGAGGAGTCGGCGGAGATCCGGGGCCGCGACATCGTGAGCGGGCTGCCCAAGAGCGTCGTGATCACGAGCGAGGAGATCCGGGAGGCGATAAGCGGGCCGGTGGAGGCGATCGTGACCGCCGTGCGCGACACGCTGGACCGCACGCCCCCCGAGCTGGCCTCGGACATCGTGGACCAGGGGATGGTCCTGGCCGGCGGCGGGGCGCTTCTGCGGCACCTGGACGAGAGGATCCGGCGCGAGACCGGCATCCCGGTGCACATAGCCGAGAACCCCTTGCTCTGCGTCGCGATCGGGAGCGGCCGCTACCTGGAGGAGATAGACTCCTACCGCGGCGCGCTCTCCCCGGCTTAG
- the obgE gene encoding GTPase ObgE yields the protein MQFVDEVSFVVRGGRGGDGSVSFNREKYKPRGGPDGGRGGDGGSVILEATADLSTLEPYLYRRVIKAGRGGHGSGNNRTGERGRDVVLPVPLGTLVYDSSGLLADLSREGERFVAARGGEGGRGNASFKSPTRRAPAFRERGLPGEEREVRLELRVLSDVGLVGLPNAGKSSLLRALSAAHPKVGDYPFTTLTPSLGVVDERGYPQPFVVADIPGLIAGASEGRGLGNRFLRHVARARLLAIVLDAGESPEEAREVLLAELRAAGLSRKPTLTVLNKVDLLDEELRGYLREAFPGALQVSALSGEGVEELREAFRERLAHLEREEGASAAGTRAHRVFRPRWKGLRVERASEGYYEVSGEEIERIALKTDWESREGVEHFQRQLERRGVVAALRRAGARPGDEVRIGGVEFDFR from the coding sequence TTGCAGTTCGTAGACGAGGTCAGCTTCGTCGTCCGGGGCGGTCGCGGCGGGGACGGGAGCGTCTCCTTCAACCGCGAGAAGTACAAGCCGCGCGGCGGTCCCGACGGCGGGCGCGGGGGGGATGGCGGGAGCGTCATCCTCGAGGCCACCGCGGACCTCTCGACGCTCGAGCCGTACCTCTACCGCCGGGTGATAAAGGCCGGTCGCGGCGGGCACGGCTCGGGCAACAACCGCACCGGGGAGCGCGGCAGGGACGTGGTGCTCCCGGTGCCCCTCGGAACGCTCGTGTACGATTCCTCGGGCCTTCTCGCCGACCTCTCGCGCGAGGGGGAGCGCTTCGTCGCGGCGCGCGGCGGCGAGGGCGGGCGGGGCAACGCCTCGTTCAAGAGCCCGACGCGGCGTGCGCCGGCCTTCCGGGAGCGGGGGCTGCCGGGGGAGGAGCGCGAGGTGCGCCTGGAGCTGCGCGTCCTCTCGGACGTCGGGCTCGTCGGGCTGCCGAACGCCGGGAAGTCCTCGCTGCTCCGCGCGCTCTCTGCGGCGCACCCGAAGGTCGGCGACTACCCCTTCACCACGCTCACGCCCTCGCTCGGGGTGGTCGACGAGAGGGGCTACCCGCAGCCGTTCGTCGTGGCGGACATCCCCGGGCTCATCGCCGGGGCGAGCGAGGGGCGGGGGCTGGGCAACCGCTTCCTGCGCCACGTGGCCCGGGCGCGGCTGCTCGCGATCGTGCTGGACGCGGGGGAGAGCCCGGAGGAGGCGCGGGAGGTGCTCCTCGCCGAGTTGCGCGCGGCCGGGCTCTCGCGCAAGCCGACGCTCACCGTGCTGAACAAGGTGGATCTACTCGACGAGGAGCTGCGCGGGTATCTCCGGGAGGCCTTCCCCGGGGCGCTGCAGGTCTCCGCCCTCTCGGGCGAGGGGGTGGAGGAGCTGCGCGAGGCCTTCAGGGAGCGCCTGGCGCACCTCGAACGGGAGGAGGGAGCCTCCGCGGCCGGGACGCGGGCGCACCGGGTCTTCCGCCCGCGGTGGAAGGGGCTGCGGGTCGAGCGCGCCTCCGAGGGGTACTACGAGGTCTCCGGGGAGGAGATAGAGCGGATCGCGCTCAAGACCGACTGGGAGAGCAGGGAGGGCGTCGAGCACTTCCAGCGGCAGCTCGAGCGCCGGGGGGTCGTGGCCGCGCTCCGGAGGGCCGGGGCCCGGCCCGGGGACGAGGTCAGGATCGGCGGGGTGGAGTTCGACTTCAGATGA
- the rsfS gene encoding ribosome silencing factor — MSRSEPARSRGQAYREDPEEMSREMATTAARAAGEMLANDVTIIDLRGMVSYTDYFVVASAGTERQTRRVAEEVVGRMKEAGHRPRSSRTDEGSSWISLDFYDVVVHIFTDEARDYYRLESLWRAAPQERWEG; from the coding sequence GTGAGCCGCAGCGAACCGGCCCGCAGCCGCGGGCAGGCCTACCGGGAGGACCCGGAGGAGATGAGCCGCGAGATGGCCACCACCGCGGCGAGGGCCGCGGGCGAGATGCTCGCCAACGACGTCACGATCATCGACCTGCGGGGCATGGTCTCCTACACCGACTACTTCGTCGTGGCCAGCGCCGGGACCGAGCGCCAGACCCGGCGGGTCGCCGAGGAGGTCGTGGGCAGGATGAAGGAGGCCGGCCACCGCCCGCGCTCCAGCCGCACGGACGAGGGATCCTCCTGGATCAGCCTGGACTTCTACGACGTCGTGGTGCACATCTTCACCGACGAGGCGCGCGACTACTACAGGCTGGAGTCCCTCTGGCGCGCCGCCCCGCAGGAGCGCTGGGAGGGCTAG
- a CDS encoding NAD-dependent epimerase/dehydratase family protein translates to MRVVVVGASGHIGTYLVPRLVEEGHEVVAVSRGRREPYREHPAWGRVRRVEADRGKLESRGDFGAFVRDLDPDAVIDLICFTPESARQLAEALRGRVEHFLHCGTIWVHGHSTRVPTTEDQARRPFGEYGTNKAKIEAYLLAEARRGRLPATVLHPGHIVGEGWVPVNPQGNFEPAVFGALARGEELPLPNLGLETVHHVHADDVAQAFVRALSSWSASVGESFHVVSPQAVTLRGYAEAVAGWFGREAHLRFVPFEEWRGGVSEEAAEATWDHIAHSPNCSIEKARRLLGYEPRYTSLEAVREALLSLEQTKGAVSGW, encoded by the coding sequence ATGCGGGTCGTCGTCGTAGGAGCGAGCGGTCACATCGGCACCTACCTCGTGCCGCGCCTCGTCGAGGAGGGGCACGAGGTCGTCGCGGTGAGCCGGGGGAGGAGGGAACCCTACAGGGAACACCCGGCCTGGGGGCGGGTGCGGCGGGTCGAGGCCGACCGCGGGAAGCTGGAGAGCAGGGGGGACTTCGGCGCGTTCGTGCGAGACCTCGACCCTGACGCGGTGATCGACCTGATCTGCTTCACCCCCGAGAGCGCCCGGCAGCTCGCGGAGGCGCTGCGCGGGCGGGTCGAACACTTCCTGCACTGCGGGACGATCTGGGTGCACGGGCACAGCACGCGGGTCCCAACGACCGAGGATCAAGCACGCCGCCCGTTCGGCGAGTACGGGACGAACAAGGCGAAGATCGAAGCCTACCTCCTCGCGGAGGCCCGGCGCGGCCGCCTCCCCGCGACCGTCCTGCACCCCGGACACATCGTCGGGGAGGGGTGGGTGCCCGTCAACCCGCAGGGGAACTTCGAGCCGGCCGTCTTCGGGGCCCTCGCCCGCGGCGAGGAGCTCCCGCTCCCCAACCTGGGGCTCGAGACCGTCCACCACGTCCACGCCGACGACGTGGCGCAGGCTTTCGTGCGGGCGCTCTCCTCCTGGAGCGCCTCGGTCGGGGAGAGCTTCCACGTCGTCTCGCCGCAGGCGGTCACGCTGCGCGGCTACGCCGAGGCCGTCGCCGGGTGGTTCGGACGCGAGGCGCATCTACGCTTCGTCCCGTTCGAGGAGTGGCGCGGCGGCGTCTCGGAGGAGGCGGCGGAGGCCACCTGGGACCACATCGCCCACAGCCCGAACTGCTCGATCGAGAAGGCCCGGCGGCTTCTCGGCTACGAGCCCCGCTACACCTCGCTCGAGGCCGTGCGCGAGGCGCTCCTCTCGCTCGAGCAGACCAAGGGCGCGGTCTCGGGCTGGTAG
- the radC gene encoding RadC family protein — MAGERRYTIKQLPPELRPRERMLAAGPGALSDAELLGLLFGNGSREKTAVELAGHVISEAGGLHGLYGASVHELTRMKGIGEAKACIVLAAVELGRRLGVSRSGSRPVISSPADVNGLLRGRIANLDRENFVAVLLNSRNEVIEVSTVSVGTLSATLVHPREVFKPAIRASAASVILAHNHPSGNVQPSREDKEVTRRMVDAAGIVGIELLDHVILGEGYCSMKEQGLL; from the coding sequence GTGGCCGGGGAGAGGAGATACACCATAAAGCAGCTCCCGCCGGAACTCAGGCCGCGCGAGCGGATGCTCGCCGCCGGTCCGGGGGCGCTCTCCGACGCCGAGCTCCTCGGGCTCCTGTTCGGGAACGGCAGCCGGGAGAAGACCGCCGTCGAGCTCGCCGGGCACGTCATCTCCGAGGCCGGGGGGTTGCACGGCCTCTACGGCGCCTCCGTGCACGAGCTCACCCGCATGAAGGGCATCGGGGAGGCCAAGGCGTGCATCGTGCTCGCCGCCGTCGAGCTCGGCCGGCGCCTCGGCGTCTCTCGCAGCGGGAGCCGTCCCGTGATATCATCGCCGGCGGACGTAAACGGGCTCCTGAGAGGGCGTATAGCCAACCTGGACCGGGAGAACTTCGTGGCCGTGCTGCTCAACTCCAGGAACGAGGTCATAGAGGTCTCCACGGTCTCGGTCGGGACCCTCTCGGCGACGCTGGTCCATCCCCGGGAGGTGTTCAAGCCTGCCATAAGGGCCAGTGCAGCCAGCGTCATCCTGGCGCACAACCACCCCAGCGGGAACGTCCAGCCCAGCAGGGAGGACAAGGAGGTCACGAGGAGGATGGTGGACGCCGCAGGGATAGTCGGGATAGAGCTTCTCGACCACGTCATCCTGGGCGAGGGGTACTGCAGCATGAAAGAGCAGGGGCTCCTCTGA
- the mreD gene encoding rod shape-determining protein MreD, with protein MVERTSLGRSALLVVVAAVVEAIIGPYLTFGTISPHLTLIAVAVCAFGLEEVQGLLLGFFGGVLVDALGEGLFGVGALGGLVAAAIALRLGRVQVRGVERLLLTQAAALSVAAYDIIHLLGTSLAGMNGPPLGGYILLGVLPDAVINGVLAYLFGMWFLRRVRVKGFGWT; from the coding sequence ATGGTAGAGCGCACCTCGCTCGGGAGGTCGGCCCTGCTCGTCGTGGTGGCGGCCGTCGTCGAGGCGATAATCGGGCCGTACCTGACCTTCGGCACGATCTCGCCGCACCTCACCCTGATCGCGGTCGCAGTCTGCGCCTTCGGGCTCGAGGAGGTGCAGGGGCTCCTGCTCGGGTTCTTCGGCGGGGTGCTCGTGGACGCCCTGGGCGAGGGGCTCTTCGGGGTGGGGGCGCTGGGCGGGCTGGTGGCCGCGGCGATCGCGCTCAGGCTCGGGAGGGTGCAGGTGAGGGGCGTGGAGCGGCTGCTGCTGACGCAGGCTGCCGCCCTCTCGGTCGCCGCCTACGACATAATACACCTGCTGGGGACCTCGCTGGCGGGGATGAACGGTCCCCCGCTCGGAGGATACATCCTCCTCGGCGTCCTGCCGGACGCGGTGATAAACGGGGTCCTCGCGTACCTGTTCGGAATGTGGTTCCTGCGACGCGTCAGGGTGAAGGGGTTCGGATGGACCTGA
- the rplU gene encoding 50S ribosomal protein L21, protein MFAVIKSGGKQYRVRKDQELLVERLPGEVGDVVELPVSLAGGEGSYEFGGTAKAEIVEHLKGEKLHVYKYKPKKGYRKKTGHRQSLTKIRITEV, encoded by the coding sequence ATGTTCGCGGTCATAAAGAGCGGTGGTAAACAGTACAGGGTACGAAAGGATCAGGAGCTGCTCGTCGAGCGGCTCCCGGGCGAGGTCGGGGACGTGGTCGAGCTTCCGGTGAGCCTCGCCGGGGGCGAGGGGAGCTACGAGTTCGGCGGCACGGCGAAGGCCGAGATCGTCGAGCACCTCAAGGGCGAGAAGCTCCACGTCTACAAGTACAAGCCGAAGAAGGGCTACCGGAAGAAGACCGGTCACCGTCAGTCGCTCACGAAGATCAGGATAACGGAGGTATAG